A genomic segment from Dechloromonas denitrificans encodes:
- the dksA gene encoding RNA polymerase-binding protein DksA: MAEELLHKHFPPYEPKEGEEYMSAKQLAHFRKILETLKKELGEDIDRTVHTMQDEATVFADPNDRASQETDIAIELRNRDRERKLIKKIDETLGRIESGDYGFCDKCGVEVGIKRLEARPTATLCIDCKTLEEMKERQMAK; encoded by the coding sequence ATGGCAGAAGAGCTCCTCCACAAACATTTCCCCCCGTACGAACCCAAAGAGGGCGAGGAGTACATGAGCGCGAAGCAACTCGCGCATTTCCGCAAAATCCTTGAAACACTCAAAAAGGAATTGGGTGAAGATATCGACCGCACGGTACACACCATGCAGGACGAAGCAACTGTCTTTGCCGACCCGAACGACCGTGCCAGCCAGGAAACCGATATCGCCATCGAATTGCGCAATCGCGACCGTGAACGCAAGCTGATCAAGAAAATCGACGAAACGCTCGGCCGCATCGAAAGCGGCGATTACGGCTTCTGCGACAAATGCGGCGTCGAAGTTGGCATCAAGCGCCTGGAGGCTCGCCCGACGGCCACGCTGTGCATTGACTGCAAGACGCTGGAAGAAATGAAGGAACGCCAGATGGCGAAGTAA
- the pnp gene encoding polyribonucleotide nucleotidyltransferase produces the protein MFNVVKKTFAYGAHQVTIETGEVARQAGGAVLVSMEETVVLVTVVAAKNAKPGQDFFPLTVDYQEKTYAAGRIPGGFFKREGRPSEKETLTCRLIDRPIRPLFPEGFYNEVQVIATVMSLNPEIDSDIPALIGASAALAISGVPFNGPIGAARVGYIDGQYVLCPTLSQLKSSQLDLVVAGTEAAVLMVESEADQLSEEVMLGAVVFGHTEMQKAINAINELVEEAGKPEWEWQAAPKDEALVASLTALVGAKLEEAYNITVKQTRSQAVKVIRAEAVAALCSGAEGAPDENTVGNLFHEIEASIVRGRILSGAPRIDGRDTRTVRPITMRSGVLPRTHGSALFTRGETQALAVATLGTNRDEQIIDALAGEYRDRFMLHYNMPPYATGECGRVGTPKRREIGHGRLAKRALLAVLPKPEDFSYSMRLVSEITESNGSSSMASVCGGCLALLDAGVPLKAHVAGIAMGLIKDGNRFAVLTDILGDEDHLGDMDFKVAGSTTGITALQMDIKIQGITKEIMQVALAQAKDARIHILNLMQESAAGPREEMSAYAPRLYTFKINPEKIRDVIGKGGAVIRALTEETGTTIDIQDDGTITIAATSGEAAAAARSRIDAITAEVEIGKIYEGTVLKILDFGAIVSVLPGKDGLLHISQIAQERVNKVEDYVKEGQIVRVKVLETDDRGRVKLSMKAVAAEEGGAAAPAPEAAQ, from the coding sequence ATGTTTAATGTCGTGAAAAAAACGTTCGCCTATGGTGCCCATCAAGTCACCATCGAAACCGGCGAAGTTGCCCGCCAGGCTGGCGGTGCTGTCCTCGTTTCCATGGAAGAAACCGTGGTTCTGGTTACCGTCGTGGCTGCCAAGAATGCCAAGCCGGGCCAGGATTTCTTCCCGCTGACCGTCGATTACCAGGAAAAAACCTACGCTGCCGGCCGTATCCCCGGTGGTTTCTTCAAGCGTGAAGGCCGTCCTTCCGAAAAGGAAACGCTGACCTGCCGCCTGATCGATCGCCCGATCCGTCCGCTGTTCCCGGAAGGTTTCTACAACGAAGTTCAGGTTATCGCTACCGTGATGTCCCTGAACCCGGAAATTGACTCCGACATTCCGGCCCTGATCGGTGCTTCCGCTGCGCTGGCTATCTCCGGCGTGCCGTTCAACGGTCCGATCGGCGCTGCCCGCGTCGGTTACATCGATGGCCAGTACGTCCTGTGCCCGACCCTGAGCCAGCTCAAATCCAGCCAGCTCGACCTCGTTGTTGCCGGTACCGAAGCGGCCGTGCTGATGGTTGAATCCGAAGCCGATCAACTGTCCGAAGAGGTCATGCTCGGCGCCGTGGTTTTCGGCCATACCGAAATGCAGAAGGCGATCAACGCCATCAACGAACTGGTTGAAGAAGCCGGCAAGCCGGAATGGGAATGGCAAGCTGCGCCGAAGGATGAAGCGCTGGTTGCCAGCCTGACCGCCCTGGTCGGTGCCAAGCTCGAAGAAGCCTACAACATCACCGTCAAGCAAACGCGCAGCCAGGCCGTCAAGGTCATCCGTGCTGAAGCCGTTGCTGCCCTGTGTAGCGGTGCCGAAGGCGCCCCGGACGAAAACACTGTTGGCAATCTGTTCCACGAAATCGAAGCTTCCATCGTTCGTGGCCGCATCCTGAGCGGTGCTCCGCGTATCGACGGTCGCGACACGCGCACCGTGCGCCCAATCACCATGCGTTCCGGCGTCCTGCCGCGCACCCATGGCTCGGCGCTGTTTACCCGTGGCGAAACCCAGGCGCTGGCTGTCGCCACGCTCGGCACCAACCGCGACGAGCAGATCATCGATGCGTTGGCCGGCGAATACCGCGACCGCTTCATGCTGCATTACAACATGCCCCCGTATGCTACCGGCGAATGCGGTCGTGTCGGTACGCCGAAGCGTCGCGAAATCGGTCATGGCCGTCTGGCCAAGCGTGCGCTGCTTGCCGTGCTGCCGAAGCCGGAAGATTTCTCCTACTCGATGCGTCTGGTTTCGGAAATCACCGAATCCAATGGTTCGTCCTCAATGGCTTCCGTTTGCGGCGGCTGTCTGGCGCTGCTGGATGCTGGCGTGCCGCTCAAGGCACACGTTGCTGGTATCGCCATGGGTCTGATCAAGGACGGCAACCGTTTCGCCGTGCTGACCGACATCCTCGGCGACGAAGATCACCTCGGCGACATGGACTTCAAGGTGGCTGGTTCGACGACCGGTATCACCGCGCTGCAGATGGATATCAAGATCCAGGGCATCACCAAGGAAATCATGCAGGTTGCACTGGCTCAGGCCAAGGATGCCCGTATCCACATTCTGAACCTGATGCAGGAATCGGCTGCAGGTCCGCGTGAAGAGATGTCTGCTTACGCGCCGCGTCTGTACACCTTCAAGATCAACCCGGAAAAGATCCGTGACGTCATCGGCAAGGGTGGTGCAGTTATCCGCGCCCTGACCGAAGAAACCGGTACGACGATCGACATCCAGGACGACGGTACGATCACCATCGCCGCCACCAGCGGCGAAGCGGCTGCTGCCGCTCGTTCGCGTATCGATGCGATCACCGCGGAAGTCGAAATCGGCAAGATCTACGAAGGTACCGTACTGAAGATTCTTGATTTCGGTGCCATCGTTTCCGTGTTGCCGGGCAAGGATGGTCTGCTGCATATCTCGCAGATCGCCCAGGAGCGTGTCAACAAGGTCGAAGACTACGTCAAGGAAGGCCAGATCGTTCGCGTCAAGGTTCTCGAAACCGACGACCGCGGTCGCGTCAAGCTGTCGATGAAGGCTGTTGCTGCAGAAGAGGGTGGCGCTGCCGCTCCTGCACCGGAAGCCGCTCAGTAA
- the rpsO gene encoding 30S ribosomal protein S15 encodes MAFTTEVKAAIVAEFQRAPGDTGSSEVQIALLTARINDLTPHFKEHSKDHHSRRGLLRLVSQRRKLLDYLKGKDVDSYRTLITRLGLRK; translated from the coding sequence ATGGCATTCACTACTGAAGTCAAGGCTGCAATCGTTGCAGAATTCCAGCGCGCTCCGGGCGACACCGGTTCTTCCGAAGTTCAGATCGCTCTGCTGACCGCACGCATCAACGACCTGACGCCGCACTTCAAGGAACACTCCAAGGATCACCACTCCCGTCGTGGTCTGCTGCGCCTGGTTAGCCAGCGTCGCAAGCTGCTGGACTACCTCAAGGGCAAGGATGTTGATTCCTACCGTACCCTGATTACCCGCCTCGGTCTGCGCAAGTAA
- the truB gene encoding tRNA pseudouridine(55) synthase TruB produces the protein MQVKKTWKQVDGVLLLDKPIGLTSNDALQKARRLFSAAKGGHTGTLDPLATGLLPLCFGEATKFSADLLDADKTYEALLQLGVTTDSGDADGVVLTTAAVNVSETDVLAVLPRFIGDIQQIPPMHSALKRNGRPLYELARKGIEVEREPRAVTIHSIDMLGLEGDTLSLRVSCSKGTYIRVLATDIGALLGCGAHLKGLRRTRVGDLDLQNSVTLAELEALDEAGRAGRLQPVDALVSSLPVISVEGEAEQRFRHGNPVDLPVGMSGKIRVYAAGYLIGVGEPGPDGRLWPKRLVQLAVKEL, from the coding sequence ATGCAAGTCAAGAAGACCTGGAAACAGGTCGACGGTGTGCTGTTGCTCGACAAACCGATCGGCCTGACCTCCAACGACGCGCTGCAAAAGGCGCGTCGTTTGTTTTCGGCCGCCAAGGGGGGGCATACCGGGACGCTCGATCCGCTGGCGACCGGTCTGTTGCCGCTGTGTTTTGGCGAAGCGACCAAATTTTCGGCCGACCTGCTCGATGCCGATAAAACTTACGAAGCCCTCCTGCAACTGGGTGTCACGACTGACTCCGGCGATGCCGACGGGGTGGTTTTGACCACTGCTGCGGTCAACGTCTCCGAAACCGATGTTTTGGCCGTCTTGCCTCGTTTCATTGGCGATATCCAGCAGATTCCGCCGATGCATTCGGCCCTCAAGCGCAATGGCCGGCCGCTTTACGAGTTGGCGCGCAAGGGTATCGAGGTTGAGCGTGAGCCGCGTGCAGTGACGATTCACAGCATCGACATGCTGGGGCTGGAGGGTGACACCCTGAGCTTGCGCGTCAGTTGCAGCAAGGGGACCTACATCCGCGTACTGGCCACCGATATCGGTGCCTTGCTTGGTTGTGGCGCGCACCTGAAAGGCTTGCGACGGACCCGGGTGGGTGACCTCGATCTGCAGAATTCAGTAACCCTTGCCGAGCTTGAAGCACTCGATGAGGCCGGACGGGCAGGGCGCCTGCAGCCGGTCGATGCGCTGGTCAGCAGCCTGCCGGTCATTTCGGTCGAAGGCGAAGCCGAGCAACGCTTCCGGCACGGTAATCCGGTCGATTTGCCAGTCGGCATGAGCGGCAAGATCCGTGTTTATGCGGCGGGATACCTGATTGGTGTGGGCGAGCCGGGGCCTGATGGCCGGCTTTGGCCAAAACGTTTGGTACAACTCGCCGTAAAAGAGTTATAA
- the rbfA gene encoding 30S ribosome-binding factor RbfA, producing MKRGFQRSDRVAEQVRRDLADLIRTELKDPRVGMISLTEVQLTPDYAHAKIFFTTLNAEHLEEIERGLKRASGFLRRELGRRIHIHTLPELHFIYDNSLERGASMSELIDRASALSDQTPDD from the coding sequence ATGAAGCGCGGGTTTCAACGTAGCGACCGGGTCGCGGAACAAGTCCGCCGCGACCTCGCCGATCTGATTCGTACCGAGCTGAAAGATCCGCGCGTCGGCATGATCAGCCTGACCGAGGTCCAGCTGACGCCGGATTACGCCCATGCCAAGATTTTTTTCACGACGCTCAATGCCGAGCATCTTGAAGAAATCGAGCGTGGCCTGAAGCGGGCGTCGGGTTTCCTGCGGCGTGAACTGGGGCGTCGGATTCATATCCACACGCTGCCGGAGTTGCACTTCATTTACGATAATTCGCTCGAACGCGGGGCCAGCATGTCGGAACTGATCGACCGTGCCTCGGCCCTGAGCGATCAAACGCCGGACGACTGA
- the infB gene encoding translation initiation factor IF-2 has product MSATTVSQFAVELKMPVAALLEQLGKAGVGKQGADDSLTDQDKNRLLDYLRRAHGDESKTKITLMRKQTSEIKATDSHGRARTVQVEVRKKRVLVKRELGEHAGDTMGELADESHELPVDAIVEVPVVEAEPIPEPVVEPEPMPEPEPEPVPEPVIEPEPIPEPVVEVAPVEAVVEAPAVVVPPTRAQVIGEAELKAREEQDRRYRQLREIQERELKQKQEREADLVRARQQAEAAAAAAKAAELAKQQAAALAKAQAPAAEKGTLHKKPDAPGKDAKKAGGRADDGKKKPGIKTRSSDTGSSWKDGRHGHKKHGSKADDGQGSFQAPTEPVVREVHIPETISVSDLAHKMAIKATEIIRAMMKMGSMVTINQVLDQETAMIVVEEMGHVALAAKLDDPDAFLEDTQGVEHKDVPVLPRAPVVTVMGHVDHGKTSLLDYIRRAKVAAGEAGGITQHIGAYHVETERGMVTFLDTPGHEAFTAMRARGAKATDIVILVVAADDGVMPQTKEAIHHAKAAGVPLVVAINKMDKPDANPDRVKQELVAEGVIPEEYGGDSPFVPVSAKKGMGIDELLEQVLLQAEVLELTAQKDAPAKGLIIEARLDKGRGAVATMLVQSGTLKRGDVVLAGQVFGRVRAMLDENGKPINEAGPSIPVEILGLSDVPAAGEEAIVLVDEKKAREIALFRQGKFRDVKLAKAQAAKLENMFEQMKEGEIKTLPLIVKADVQGSQEALVQTLAKLSNEEVRVQIIHGAVGAISESDVNLAQASGAVIIGFNTRADANSRKLAETFGVDIRYYNVIYDAVDEVKSALSGMLSPEKREQVTGMVEIRQVFMVSKVGAIAGCYVLEGFVKRGSRVRLLRNNVVQWDGELDSLKRFKDDVKEVRSNFECGLSLKNNNDIQEGDQLEVYEIQEVARTLK; this is encoded by the coding sequence ATGTCCGCAACAACTGTTTCTCAATTTGCCGTTGAACTGAAAATGCCGGTCGCGGCCCTGCTCGAGCAATTGGGCAAGGCCGGGGTTGGCAAGCAAGGCGCCGATGATTCGCTGACGGATCAGGACAAAAATCGTCTACTCGACTACCTGCGCCGTGCGCACGGTGACGAGTCCAAGACCAAGATCACCCTGATGCGCAAGCAGACGTCCGAAATCAAGGCAACCGATTCGCATGGTCGGGCCCGTACTGTCCAGGTTGAAGTTCGCAAAAAGCGTGTTCTAGTCAAGCGTGAGCTGGGTGAGCATGCAGGCGATACCATGGGTGAACTGGCAGACGAGTCCCATGAATTGCCGGTCGACGCTATCGTCGAGGTGCCGGTTGTTGAAGCTGAACCGATTCCTGAGCCGGTTGTCGAGCCTGAGCCGATGCCGGAACCCGAGCCGGAACCTGTGCCTGAGCCGGTTATCGAGCCTGAGCCGATTCCTGAGCCGGTTGTTGAAGTGGCGCCGGTTGAGGCTGTTGTTGAGGCGCCTGCGGTGGTTGTCCCACCGACCCGCGCCCAGGTTATCGGTGAAGCCGAACTGAAAGCACGTGAAGAGCAGGATCGTCGCTACCGTCAATTGCGTGAAATTCAAGAGCGCGAACTGAAGCAGAAGCAGGAGCGCGAAGCTGATCTGGTGCGCGCCCGTCAGCAGGCCGAAGCGGCGGCTGCCGCTGCCAAGGCAGCCGAGCTTGCCAAGCAGCAAGCTGCTGCCCTGGCCAAGGCGCAAGCGCCCGCTGCCGAAAAAGGTACCTTGCACAAGAAGCCGGATGCTCCGGGCAAGGATGCCAAGAAGGCTGGCGGTCGTGCCGATGATGGCAAGAAGAAGCCGGGCATCAAGACGCGTTCGTCCGATACCGGAAGCTCCTGGAAAGATGGTCGTCATGGCCACAAGAAGCATGGCAGCAAGGCCGATGACGGTCAGGGTAGCTTCCAGGCGCCGACCGAGCCGGTCGTGCGTGAAGTGCACATTCCGGAAACCATTTCTGTTTCTGATCTGGCTCACAAGATGGCCATCAAGGCGACCGAAATCATTCGCGCCATGATGAAAATGGGTTCGATGGTTACCATCAACCAGGTGCTGGACCAGGAAACGGCCATGATCGTGGTCGAGGAAATGGGGCACGTTGCACTGGCTGCCAAGCTGGATGATCCGGATGCCTTCCTCGAAGACACCCAAGGCGTCGAGCACAAGGATGTGCCCGTATTGCCGCGTGCGCCGGTTGTTACTGTCATGGGTCACGTCGACCACGGCAAGACCTCGCTGCTCGACTACATTCGTCGCGCCAAGGTTGCGGCTGGCGAAGCCGGTGGCATTACCCAGCACATTGGTGCCTACCACGTTGAAACCGAGCGTGGCATGGTGACCTTCCTCGATACCCCGGGTCACGAAGCCTTTACGGCGATGCGTGCTCGCGGTGCCAAGGCGACCGACATCGTCATCCTGGTGGTTGCTGCCGACGACGGCGTCATGCCGCAGACGAAGGAAGCCATCCACCACGCCAAGGCTGCCGGTGTGCCGCTGGTCGTGGCGATCAACAAGATGGACAAGCCGGATGCCAATCCGGATCGCGTCAAGCAGGAACTGGTTGCCGAAGGCGTCATTCCTGAAGAGTACGGCGGCGATTCGCCGTTCGTGCCGGTTTCCGCCAAGAAGGGCATGGGCATCGACGAGTTGCTTGAGCAGGTTCTGCTTCAGGCAGAAGTGCTTGAACTGACCGCCCAGAAGGATGCGCCGGCCAAGGGTCTGATCATTGAAGCCCGTCTCGACAAAGGTCGCGGTGCTGTGGCCACCATGCTGGTTCAGTCCGGTACCTTGAAGCGCGGCGATGTCGTGTTGGCCGGTCAGGTCTTCGGTCGCGTTCGTGCCATGCTGGACGAAAACGGTAAGCCGATCAACGAGGCTGGTCCGTCCATCCCGGTTGAAATCCTTGGTTTGTCGGACGTTCCGGCGGCTGGCGAAGAGGCGATTGTCCTGGTCGATGAAAAGAAAGCTCGTGAAATCGCGCTGTTCCGTCAAGGCAAGTTCCGCGACGTCAAGCTGGCCAAGGCCCAGGCTGCCAAGCTCGAGAACATGTTCGAGCAGATGAAGGAAGGCGAAATCAAGACGCTGCCCCTCATCGTCAAGGCCGACGTGCAAGGTTCCCAGGAAGCGTTGGTGCAAACCCTGGCCAAGCTGTCGAACGAAGAAGTCCGTGTGCAGATTATTCACGGTGCCGTCGGTGCGATCAGCGAATCCGACGTCAATCTGGCGCAGGCTTCCGGCGCGGTCATCATCGGCTTCAATACCCGTGCCGATGCCAATTCGCGCAAGCTGGCCGAAACCTTCGGTGTCGATATCCGTTACTACAACGTGATCTATGACGCGGTCGACGAAGTGAAATCGGCTCTTTCCGGCATGTTGTCGCCCGAGAAGCGCGAGCAGGTTACCGGTATGGTCGAAATTCGCCAGGTATTCATGGTTTCCAAGGTGGGTGCCATTGCCGGCTGTTACGTCCTGGAAGGTTTCGTCAAGCGCGGTTCCCGTGTTCGCCTGTTGCGCAACAACGTGGTTCAGTGGGACGGTGAGCTTGACTCGCTCAAGCGCTTCAAGGATGACGTCAAGGAAGTTCGCAGCAACTTCGAGTGTGGTTTGTCGCTCAAGAATAACAACGATATTCAAGAGGGCGATCAGCTCGAAGTGTACGAAATCCAGGAAGTGGCGCGTACGCTCAAATGA